DNA sequence from the Candidatus Obscuribacterales bacterium genome:
GGCAGGGCAACGGTAGCTATGTGGGGTTTGCCTTTGGCGGGGCGGCGATCGCTGCCGTCACCGTCTACTGGCTGGGTTCCCTGGGCCGCAGCGGCCTCACTCCCCTCAAGCTCATCATTGCGGGAGCTGCCCTGTCCTATCTGCTGAGTTCATTGACCACAGGCATTCTCATTCTCAGTCAGCGCACCCTGGATGAAATTCGCTTTTGGCTAGCCGGGTCGCTGGCCGGGCAGGATATGGCCTCAATGCTCCCTATCTTGCCCTACATGGCCGTGGGACTAGCGGTTTCCCTGGCCCTAGGGCGGCAGCTGACGCTGATGAGCTTGGGGGAGGATGTGGCCCAGGGCTTGGGGTTGCAGACGGTTTGGGTGAAGGTGGGAGCGGCGATCGCAGTTGTCCTGCTGGCGGGCAGTGCTGTAGCCCTGGCTGGCCCCATCGGCTTTGTGGGCCTGGTGGTGCCCCACGTAGTACGCTTTGTGGTCGGGGTAGACTACCGCTGGATTTTGCCCTACGCCATGATTACCGGGGGTATTTTGTTATCGGTAGCTGATACCGCCGCCCGTCTAGTGATTCGTCCCCAGGAACTACCGGTGGGCATAATGACGGCGCTGGTGGGGGCACCGTTTTTTATCTATTTGGCGCGATCGAAGATCAAGCGATAGGGAATAAGTTCATGGTGGGCGGTGCCCCCTACGAACGTCATGAAGCAGTAAGAATTCCGGCGTTATTAAGGCGGTGCATCGCTGCGTGGAAGCACCCTACACACGTCCTTAAACCTTAAACCCAACACCTCAAACTCCTCCCCCATGTCCACCACCAAACCCTGGCTTTCCATCCGCTCCCAGCGATTTCCCGTCTCGTTTCGGGTCGATCGACGGGTGCCGATTGTGCTCTGCCTATTGACCCTGGTGGCGCTGCTGTCCCTGATCTTGAACGTTAGCCAGGGAGAATATCCGGTGCCGCCGCTGGAGGTGGTCAAAACCATCCTAGGCTTTTCGTCCAGCCCCGACGACACCTTTGTGGTGAATACATTGCGCTTACCCCGCGCATTAGTGGCATTGCTGGTGGGTATGGGACTGGCAACGGCGGGGACGATTTTGCAAGGGCTGACCCGCAATCCGCTGGCAGCTCCAGAAATCATCGGCATCAATTCAGGAGCTAGTTTGGTGGCCGTGGCGCTGATTATTTTGTTCCCGCAGGTGGCAGTGGGCTGGCTGCCGCTTGCCGCGTTTTTGGGCGGGCTAGGGGCAGCGATCGCCATCTATGTTCTAGCCTGGAACGGCAGCAGCACTCCCATGCGTCTAATTCTCGTCGGCATTGGCTTGACTTCGCTGACTGGGGCCTTCACCAGCCTGATGATTACCTTCGGCAATATCTACAACGTTAGTCAGGCCTTGGTGTGGCTCACGGGCAGTGTCTACGGGCGCAGTTGGGAGCACCTGTTGCCGCTTCTGCCGTGGCTGGCAGTGTTTTTGCCGATAACCCTAGGGCTGGCAAGGGATCTCGACACCCTCAACCTAGGCGACACCCTAGCTCAAGGCCTTGGTAGCCGAGTG
Encoded proteins:
- a CDS encoding iron ABC transporter permease, with the translated sequence MSTTKPWLSIRSQRFPVSFRVDRRVPIVLCLLTLVALLSLILNVSQGEYPVPPLEVVKTILGFSSSPDDTFVVNTLRLPRALVALLVGMGLATAGTILQGLTRNPLAAPEIIGINSGASLVAVALIILFPQVAVGWLPLAAFLGGLGAAIAIYVLAWNGSSTPMRLILVGIGLTSLTGAFTSLMITFGNIYNVSQALVWLTGSVYGRSWEHLLPLLPWLAVFLPITLGLARDLDTLNLGDTLAQGLGSRVEYSRSLLLLCTVALAGASVATAGTIGFVGLMAPHLARYLVGPSHAGLIPTAALTGACIVELADIVGRLAFAPIELPCGVITSVIGAPYFLWLLYHTRNP
- a CDS encoding iron ABC transporter permease; protein product: MDAKTVQSQPLAFSKSPISLALGLMWGSGLLLLCLLGSLLLGAADIAPGTVWQAVCHFDGSTEHLIIRTVRLPRAILAVVVGAALAVAGAITQGLTRNPLAAPDILGINVGAALAMVLAVFWQGNGSYVGFAFGGAAIAAVTVYWLGSLGRSGLTPLKLIIAGAALSYLLSSLTTGILILSQRTLDEIRFWLAGSLAGQDMASMLPILPYMAVGLAVSLALGRQLTLMSLGEDVAQGLGLQTVWVKVGAAIAVVLLAGSAVALAGPIGFVGLVVPHVVRFVVGVDYRWILPYAMITGGILLSVADTAARLVIRPQELPVGIMTALVGAPFFIYLARSKIKR